One part of the Lachnospiraceae bacterium JLR.KK002 genome encodes these proteins:
- the rseP gene encoding RIP metalloprotease RseP — protein MNIIIAIIIFSIIILFHELGHFLLAKWNGIKVNEFCLGMGPTLVGFTRGETKYSLKLLPFGGACMMEGEDGESQDEKSFNSKSVWARISVVAAGPVFNFIMAWIFALIVVGIIGYDRPVLSGVMEGFPAEEAGLQAGDEIISMNGHRTHFYREVSLYSGFHPGETVDLVYERDGERHEVTLSPKLDEESGRELIGLSGRPLDREKGTVFQVIQNSFYEVRYWIWNTLESLRMLFTGKVGMKDLSGPVGLVKIMGDTYDNNQTSGGTGQAILSMVNFSIFLSANLGIMNLLPIPALDGGRLVFLLIEAIRRKKISPEKEGMVHFVGLMALMALMIFVMFNDIKNIL, from the coding sequence ATGAATATTATAATCGCAATTATTATTTTCAGTATTATTATTTTATTCCATGAACTGGGCCACTTCCTGCTGGCCAAATGGAACGGTATCAAAGTCAATGAATTCTGTCTGGGCATGGGGCCCACACTGGTGGGATTCACCAGAGGAGAGACAAAATACTCTCTGAAGCTGCTGCCTTTTGGCGGCGCCTGCATGATGGAGGGAGAAGACGGAGAGAGCCAGGATGAGAAATCTTTCAACAGCAAATCCGTCTGGGCCCGAATCAGCGTGGTGGCCGCAGGACCCGTTTTTAACTTTATCATGGCATGGATTTTCGCGTTAATTGTGGTAGGAATCATAGGATATGACCGGCCGGTACTGTCCGGAGTCATGGAAGGATTTCCCGCAGAAGAAGCAGGGCTTCAGGCCGGAGACGAAATTATCTCCATGAACGGCCACCGCACCCATTTTTACCGGGAAGTCAGTCTCTATTCCGGCTTCCATCCGGGAGAAACCGTGGATTTGGTCTATGAGCGGGACGGGGAACGCCATGAAGTAACTTTGTCCCCCAAACTGGATGAGGAATCAGGCAGGGAGCTGATTGGTCTCAGCGGCCGTCCCCTGGACCGGGAAAAGGGAACGGTATTCCAGGTAATTCAGAACAGTTTTTATGAGGTGCGGTACTGGATCTGGAATACACTGGAAAGCCTTCGTATGCTGTTTACCGGAAAGGTGGGCATGAAAGATTTATCCGGCCCGGTAGGCCTTGTAAAAATAATGGGAGATACTTATGATAATAACCAGACCAGCGGCGGAACCGGGCAGGCCATTTTAAGCATGGTGAATTTCTCTATTTTCCTGTCCGCGAACCTGGGAATCATGAACCTTCTGCCCATACCGGCCCTGGACGGAGGACGACTGGTATTTCTGCTGATCGAAGCCATCCGCCGGAAGAAAATATCTCCGGAAAAAGAAGGTATGGTACACTTTGTAGGACTGATGGCACTGATGGCACTGATGATATTCGTCATGTTCAACGACATTAAAAATATTTTATAG
- a CDS encoding IS630 family transposase codes for MPALSYSITISDEERDYLKSLIKARTIQAQVVDRARILLWKSEARTDKAIADGLGISVNTVRRCIDRYLNNGINLAIFDDERSGRPVEITDDAKAWIVSIACQKPCDPGYAAELWTLAALHRHIQAYAEEAGYPRLKTVTKPWLQKYLKKMDIKPFRIKYYLERKDPDFENKMHDVLLVYKQVEMQFGIDGNIIIPENGHLTHTVSYDEKPGIQAVANKYPDHTPTEEKGYVRRDYEYVRLGTLSLPAGIDLLTGEAIPLVSQTHKSSDFIEFLKILDVKYPEGDTIRLILDNHSAHTSKETQQFLATLPEGRFLFVFTPTHTSWLNMIESFFSKMTKQMLKGIRVNSKEELSERIYRYFDEINADPIVYHWTYKMDEINPDEAATI; via the coding sequence ATGCCAGCGTTATCTTATAGCATTACAATATCAGATGAAGAACGTGATTACCTAAAATCATTGATAAAAGCCAGAACTATCCAGGCGCAGGTTGTTGACCGTGCCCGAATATTGCTATGGAAATCCGAAGCCAGGACAGACAAGGCTATCGCAGACGGCCTGGGCATTAGTGTGAATACCGTCCGGCGCTGTATTGACCGTTATCTTAACAATGGAATTAACCTTGCCATATTTGATGACGAGCGTTCCGGCAGACCAGTTGAGATTACTGACGATGCAAAAGCATGGATTGTCAGTATAGCCTGCCAAAAACCCTGTGACCCTGGCTATGCTGCAGAATTATGGACACTGGCTGCGTTGCACAGACATATACAGGCATATGCTGAAGAAGCCGGCTATCCACGCTTAAAGACAGTTACCAAACCATGGCTCCAAAAATATCTCAAAAAGATGGATATAAAACCATTCAGGATCAAGTATTATCTTGAACGGAAAGACCCTGATTTTGAGAATAAGATGCATGACGTCCTCCTGGTCTATAAGCAGGTCGAGATGCAGTTTGGCATTGATGGGAATATCATCATACCGGAAAACGGGCATTTGACACATACTGTTTCATATGATGAAAAACCCGGCATCCAGGCTGTTGCCAACAAATATCCCGACCATACCCCGACAGAGGAAAAAGGTTATGTCCGCCGGGATTATGAGTATGTGCGGCTTGGGACGCTGTCACTGCCTGCAGGTATTGACCTTTTGACAGGGGAGGCAATTCCATTGGTCAGCCAGACACACAAAAGTTCTGATTTTATCGAGTTTCTAAAGATTCTTGATGTAAAATACCCGGAGGGTGACACAATACGGCTGATACTGGACAACCACTCAGCCCATACTTCAAAGGAAACCCAACAGTTTCTTGCAACGTTACCCGAAGGCCGTTTTTTGTTTGTATTTACCCCGACACACACTTCATGGCTGAATATGATTGAAAGCTTTTTCAGCAAAATGACAAAGCAGATGTTAAAAGGCATCCGCGTCAATTCAAAGGAGGAACTGTCGGAGCGGATATACCGCTACTTCGATGAGATCAATGCCGATCCAATCGTTTATCATTGGACATATAAAATGGATGAAATTAATCCCGATGAAGCAGCAACTATTTAA
- the rlmH gene encoding 23S rRNA (pseudouridine(1915)-N(3))-methyltransferase RlmH, translating into MKITLLAVGKIKESFYRQAIQEFQKRLARYCKLEIIEVADEKTPEHASAAEEIQIKEKEGQRLMKHFREDAFICALAIEGNMLDSLELSEKIEKLGVSGKSHIIFVIGGSLGLSEQILQKADFLLSFSRMTFPHQLMRVILLEQIYRSYRILAKEPYHK; encoded by the coding sequence GTGAAAATCACTTTATTAGCAGTTGGAAAAATAAAAGAAAGTTTCTATCGGCAGGCCATCCAGGAATTCCAAAAGCGCCTTGCCCGGTACTGTAAACTGGAAATCATTGAGGTTGCAGACGAAAAAACACCGGAACATGCCAGCGCTGCAGAAGAAATTCAGATAAAGGAAAAAGAAGGCCAGCGTCTTATGAAGCATTTCCGGGAAGACGCCTTTATCTGTGCGCTGGCAATAGAAGGAAACATGCTGGATTCTCTGGAACTTTCGGAAAAGATAGAAAAACTGGGCGTGTCGGGAAAAAGCCATATCATATTTGTTATCGGAGGATCTCTGGGACTGTCAGAACAGATTTTGCAGAAAGCAGATTTTCTGCTGAGTTTTTCCAGGATGACCTTTCCTCACCAGCTTATGCGGGTAATTTTGCTGGAACAGATTTACCGAAGCTACCGTATTCTTGCGAAAGAGCCATATCATAAGTAA
- a CDS encoding SCP2 sterol-binding domain-containing protein, with amino-acid sequence MTYEEFFSKVKETFMDADVSNITEHLAYQFNITGEAEGIFYVEVKEGKLYVEPYDYHDRDAMFTCSAENLMKIAQGKLDPILAVTLKKLKVDGNIDKALKLKSLIGGKKK; translated from the coding sequence ATGACGTATGAAGAATTTTTTTCAAAAGTAAAAGAAACATTTATGGATGCAGATGTGAGCAATATTACCGAGCATCTGGCTTATCAGTTTAACATCACCGGAGAGGCAGAGGGTATATTTTATGTGGAGGTAAAAGAAGGCAAACTGTATGTGGAGCCTTATGACTACCACGACAGAGACGCCATGTTTACCTGTTCGGCGGAAAACCTGATGAAAATTGCCCAGGGAAAACTGGATCCGATTCTCGCAGTGACATTAAAGAAACTGAAAGTGGACGGAAATATCGACAAAGCCCTGAAGCTGAAAAGCCTGATTGGCGGAAAGAAGAAATAA
- a CDS encoding helix-turn-helix transcriptional regulator, with product MPKKENPLRQLPASSDGYGDIKIHLAEILEEKNISLNQLSFRTEMQRTQLRNYRDGKIQRLDIDILKRLCYVLECDLHDLIEYIPPDKL from the coding sequence ATGCCTAAAAAAGAAAACCCCTTGCGCCAGCTCCCGGCCAGTTCGGATGGTTATGGCGATATAAAAATCCATTTAGCAGAAATATTAGAGGAAAAAAATATCTCCCTGAATCAGTTGTCTTTCCGCACGGAAATGCAGAGAACACAACTACGGAATTACAGGGATGGGAAAATACAGCGTCTGGATATTGATATTTTAAAACGATTATGTTACGTTCTGGAATGCGACCTGCACGACCTGATAGAATACATCCCGCCAGATAAGCTATAA
- a CDS encoding PolC-type DNA polymerase III gives MSKLFFDVFPDLKVPSEMEKLMTEVEVTKVSSNRQRDRLRVYLLSSRLIGKSNIYRLESDIRKQLFPNHELSIKIIEKFRLSGQYSPRTLMEVYRESILEEFRAYSLLEYNVLRMAQTEFPEEQRMRLIFEDSVIARQKSEEIVEILEKIICERCGLSVDIQVDYREPKENRHLKNSDIQIQNEVKNILRHAASESASASRSPDGDIPEDIPNPKQKPGGPAPEKQSAGKKKEGFSGNMPPERKGNSYGRFKKSDNPDVVYGRDFEDEIIAIEQIIGEMGEVVVRGKVLSLDTREIRNEKTIILFSITDFTDTIMVKMFAGNEAVPAITSEVKKGAFLKIKGVTTIDKFDGELTIGSVVGMKKIPDFTSIRMDTSPQKRVELHCHTKMSDMDGVSEVKDIIRRAMKWGHKAIAITDHGDVQSFPDANHAVSPEDDFKILYGVEAYLVDDLKQIVENPQGQNLEDTYVVFDLETTGFSPINNRIIEIGAVKVSGGKITERFSTFVNPQVPIPFKIEELTGIKDDMVLSAPAIEEVLPEFLEFCRGGVMVAHNAGFDMSFISKNCERQNLPCEYTVIDTVALARVLLPQLNRFKLDTVAKALKISLENHHRAVDDAACTAEIFVKFAAMLKEQGISTLEEVNALGSTSVENIRKLPSHHAIILATNDTGRINLYRLVSAAHLTYFHRQPRIPKSEFLKYREGLLIGSACEAGELYQAILRGHSEEEIARLVRFYDYLEIQPLGNNEFMLRGEDPAVASEEELKDINRRIVTLGEEFHKPVVATCDVHFLDPEDEVYRRIIMAGKGFKDADNQAPLYLRTTEEMLAEFDYLGSEKAEEVVITNPNRIADMCEKISPVRPDKCPPVIENSDQMLRDICYNKAHEIYGEELPPIVQERLERELNSIISNGYAVMYIIAQKLVWKSNEDGYLVGSRGSVGSSFVATMAGITEVNPLAPHYYCKKCHYCDFESEEVRTYADAGRAGCDMPDKSCPVCGEPLMKEGFDIPFETFLGFKGNKEPDIDLNFSGEYQSKAHAYCEVIFGYGQTYRAGTIGTLADKTAFGYIRNYYEERGVRKRNCEIDRIVQGCVGIRRTTGQHPGGIIVLPLGEEIHSFTPIQHPANDMSTDIVTTHFDYHSIDHNLLKLDILGHDDPTMIRMLEDLTGIDARQIPLDDKNVMSLFQSTQALGITPEDIGGCKLGSLGIPEFGTEFVIQMLIDTNPQSFSDLVRISGLSHGTDVWLGNAQTLIQEKKATISTAICTRDDIMTYLIGMGMESELSFTIMESVRKGKGLKPEWEQAMTEHNVPDWYIWSCKKIKYMFPKAHAAAYVMMAWRIAYCKIFYPLAYYAAFFSIRATSFSYELMCQGKEKLEYFMADFDRRKESLTKKEQDTVKDMKIVQEMYARGFEFLPLDLFSAQAHMFQIVDGKLMPALDSIEGLGDKAAEAVVEAAKDGPFLSKDDFRQRTKVSKTVIDLMGDLGILGNLPESNQLSLFDDLS, from the coding sequence ATGAGCAAGCTGTTTTTTGATGTATTTCCGGATTTAAAGGTTCCCTCAGAAATGGAAAAACTCATGACAGAGGTGGAGGTTACAAAAGTTTCCTCCAATCGTCAGAGAGACCGGCTCCGGGTTTATCTGCTCAGCAGCAGACTGATTGGAAAATCCAATATTTACCGTCTGGAATCGGATATCCGAAAACAGCTTTTTCCCAACCATGAGCTTTCCATAAAAATCATTGAAAAATTCCGTCTTTCCGGCCAGTACAGTCCCCGAACGCTGATGGAGGTTTACCGGGAAAGTATCCTGGAAGAATTTCGCGCTTACAGCCTGCTGGAATACAATGTACTGCGTATGGCACAAACAGAATTTCCGGAAGAACAGAGGATGCGCCTTATTTTTGAGGATTCTGTGATTGCAAGACAGAAATCAGAAGAAATTGTGGAGATTCTGGAAAAAATCATCTGTGAACGCTGCGGGCTGAGCGTGGATATTCAGGTGGATTACCGGGAACCGAAAGAGAACAGGCACCTGAAAAACAGCGATATACAGATTCAAAATGAAGTAAAAAATATTCTGCGCCATGCTGCTTCGGAATCTGCGTCCGCCTCCCGCTCTCCGGACGGGGATATACCGGAAGACATACCGAATCCAAAACAGAAACCCGGCGGGCCTGCACCGGAAAAGCAATCTGCCGGAAAGAAAAAAGAAGGATTTTCCGGAAATATGCCGCCCGAAAGAAAAGGAAATTCCTATGGGAGATTTAAGAAGTCGGACAACCCTGATGTGGTATACGGACGTGACTTTGAGGATGAAATTATCGCCATCGAACAGATTATAGGCGAAATGGGCGAGGTGGTTGTCCGAGGGAAGGTGCTGAGTCTGGATACCAGAGAAATCCGGAACGAAAAAACCATTATTCTCTTTTCCATTACAGATTTTACTGATACCATTATGGTAAAAATGTTCGCCGGAAATGAGGCAGTTCCTGCTATTACCTCAGAGGTAAAAAAAGGGGCTTTCCTGAAAATCAAAGGCGTTACCACCATCGACAAATTTGACGGAGAGCTTACCATCGGCTCTGTTGTGGGAATGAAAAAAATACCGGATTTCACCTCCATCCGTATGGATACCAGCCCCCAGAAACGGGTAGAACTTCACTGCCATACAAAAATGAGCGATATGGACGGCGTTTCCGAGGTAAAAGACATTATCAGACGGGCCATGAAATGGGGCCATAAAGCCATTGCCATCACGGACCATGGCGACGTACAGTCTTTTCCGGACGCCAACCATGCTGTTTCCCCGGAAGATGATTTCAAAATACTTTATGGGGTGGAAGCCTACCTGGTGGATGATTTAAAGCAGATTGTGGAAAACCCGCAGGGCCAGAACCTGGAAGATACATACGTGGTATTTGATTTGGAAACCACGGGATTTTCCCCCATAAACAACCGGATTATCGAAATCGGCGCTGTAAAAGTGTCCGGCGGAAAAATTACGGAGCGATTTTCCACTTTCGTAAATCCCCAGGTACCCATTCCCTTTAAAATCGAAGAACTGACCGGAATCAAAGACGATATGGTATTGTCCGCCCCTGCCATAGAGGAAGTATTACCGGAATTTCTGGAATTCTGCCGGGGCGGCGTTATGGTAGCCCACAACGCCGGATTCGACATGAGTTTTATCAGTAAAAACTGTGAACGCCAGAATCTTCCCTGTGAATATACGGTCATTGACACGGTGGCGCTGGCACGGGTATTGCTGCCCCAGTTAAATCGCTTCAAACTGGATACCGTGGCAAAGGCATTAAAAATTTCTCTGGAAAATCACCACCGGGCCGTGGACGATGCAGCCTGTACTGCGGAAATTTTTGTGAAATTTGCGGCGATGCTGAAAGAACAGGGAATATCCACACTGGAAGAAGTAAACGCGCTGGGCAGTACTTCGGTGGAAAATATCAGAAAGCTCCCCAGCCACCATGCCATTATCCTGGCCACCAACGATACCGGAAGGATTAATCTGTACCGTCTGGTATCGGCAGCCCACCTGACGTATTTCCACCGGCAGCCCAGAATTCCCAAAAGTGAATTTCTCAAATACCGGGAAGGACTTCTGATAGGTTCCGCCTGTGAGGCCGGAGAATTGTATCAGGCCATACTGAGGGGGCATTCGGAAGAAGAAATCGCCAGACTGGTGCGTTTTTATGATTATCTGGAAATCCAGCCGCTGGGAAATAATGAATTTATGCTGCGGGGAGAAGACCCGGCCGTTGCTTCGGAAGAAGAATTAAAAGATATTAACCGCAGAATTGTAACGCTGGGAGAAGAATTTCACAAACCCGTGGTGGCAACCTGCGACGTACATTTTCTGGACCCGGAAGACGAAGTATACCGCCGGATTATTATGGCAGGCAAAGGATTTAAGGATGCCGACAATCAGGCGCCCCTGTATCTGCGTACCACAGAGGAAATGCTGGCGGAGTTCGATTATCTGGGCAGTGAAAAAGCCGAAGAAGTGGTCATTACCAATCCAAACCGGATTGCCGACATGTGTGAAAAGATTTCTCCGGTACGTCCGGATAAATGTCCTCCTGTTATTGAAAATTCCGACCAGATGCTCCGGGATATCTGTTACAATAAAGCTCATGAAATTTATGGGGAAGAACTTCCGCCCATTGTGCAGGAACGTCTGGAGCGTGAATTAAACTCCATTATCTCCAACGGATACGCAGTAATGTATATTATTGCCCAGAAACTGGTATGGAAATCCAATGAGGACGGTTATCTGGTGGGCTCCCGCGGTTCCGTAGGATCCTCCTTTGTGGCTACCATGGCGGGAATAACAGAGGTAAATCCCCTGGCTCCCCATTATTACTGCAAAAAATGTCATTACTGTGATTTTGAATCGGAGGAAGTCAGAACATACGCCGACGCCGGACGGGCCGGATGCGACATGCCCGACAAAAGCTGTCCGGTCTGCGGAGAACCCCTGATGAAAGAGGGGTTTGATATCCCCTTTGAGACATTTCTGGGATTTAAGGGCAATAAAGAGCCGGATATTGATTTGAATTTTTCCGGAGAGTATCAGAGTAAGGCCCATGCATACTGCGAAGTGATTTTCGGATACGGACAGACTTACCGGGCCGGAACCATCGGAACCCTGGCTGACAAAACAGCATTCGGGTATATCCGGAATTATTACGAAGAGCGGGGCGTCCGGAAACGGAACTGTGAAATCGACCGGATTGTACAGGGCTGCGTGGGGATTCGCCGCACCACCGGACAGCATCCGGGAGGGATTATCGTACTTCCTCTGGGAGAGGAAATCCATTCCTTTACCCCCATCCAGCATCCGGCAAACGATATGTCCACCGATATTGTCACCACCCATTTTGACTATCATTCCATCGACCATAACCTGCTGAAACTGGACATACTGGGACACGATGATCCTACCATGATTCGTATGCTGGAGGATCTGACCGGCATTGACGCCAGACAGATTCCCCTGGACGACAAAAATGTCATGTCCCTGTTCCAGAGCACCCAGGCTCTTGGAATTACACCGGAGGATATTGGCGGCTGCAAACTGGGCTCCCTTGGGATTCCGGAATTCGGTACGGAGTTTGTTATTCAGATGCTGATTGACACCAATCCCCAGTCCTTTTCCGATCTGGTGCGGATTTCCGGTCTGTCCCACGGAACAGATGTTTGGCTTGGAAACGCTCAGACCTTAATTCAGGAGAAAAAAGCCACCATTTCCACGGCAATCTGTACCCGTGACGATATTATGACCTACCTGATTGGTATGGGGATGGAAAGTGAACTGAGCTTTACCATTATGGAAAGCGTCCGCAAGGGCAAAGGCCTGAAACCGGAATGGGAACAGGCCATGACAGAGCACAATGTGCCGGACTGGTATATCTGGTCCTGCAAAAAAATCAAGTACATGTTCCCAAAAGCCCATGCGGCGGCCTATGTTATGATGGCATGGCGGATTGCCTACTGTAAAATTTTTTATCCGCTGGCCTATTATGCGGCATTTTTCAGTATCCGCGCCACTTCGTTCAGTTATGAGCTGATGTGCCAGGGAAAAGAAAAGCTGGAATATTTTATGGCAGATTTTGACCGCAGGAAAGAATCTCTGACCAAAAAGGAACAGGACACCGTAAAAGATATGAAAATCGTACAGGAAATGTACGCCAGAGGCTTTGAATTTCTGCCTTTGGATTTATTCTCCGCACAGGCCCATATGTTCCAGATTGTAGACGGGAAACTGATGCCGGCCCTTGACAGTATCGAGGGCCTGGGCGATAAGGCGGCGGAGGCGGTGGTGGAAGCGGCAAAAGACGGGCCTTTCCTGTCCAAAGACGATTTCCGCCAGCGCACCAAAGTATCCAAAACGGTGATTGACCTGATGGGAGACCTTGGAATTCTCGGAAACCTGCCGGAATCCAATCAATTATCACTGTTTGATGATTTATCATGA
- the ispG gene encoding flavodoxin-dependent (E)-4-hydroxy-3-methylbut-2-enyl-diphosphate synthase, with product MKETIMRKHTREITIGNRIIGGENPILIQSMTNTRTEDVKGTIAQIQHLTAAGCDIIRCAVPTMEAAEALVEIKKGITIPLVADIHFDYRLAIAAMEHGADKIRINPGNIGSRERIQAVIDRAKERNIPIRIGVNSGSLEKELVEKYHGVTAEGLVESALDKVHLVEDLGYDNLVISIKSSDVLMCVRAHELIAEETDYPLHVGITESGTITSGNIKSALGLGLILSQGIGDTIRVSLTGDPLEEIKSAKIILRTLGLQKGGIEVVSCPTCGRTQIDLISLANQVEDMVSDIPLNLKVAVMGCVVNGPGEAREADIGIAGGIGEGLIIKHGEVIKKVKEEELLLALRDELLHWSE from the coding sequence ATGAAAGAGACAATTATGCGGAAACACACAAGAGAAATTACCATTGGCAATCGGATAATCGGAGGGGAAAATCCCATTCTGATTCAGTCCATGACAAATACCAGAACAGAAGATGTCAAAGGAACCATTGCACAGATTCAGCATCTTACAGCGGCCGGATGCGATATTATCCGATGTGCGGTGCCCACCATGGAGGCTGCAGAAGCTCTTGTTGAAATCAAAAAGGGAATCACCATCCCTCTGGTGGCTGACATACATTTTGATTACCGGCTGGCCATTGCCGCCATGGAGCACGGAGCCGATAAAATCCGTATCAATCCGGGAAATATCGGCTCCAGGGAACGGATTCAGGCTGTGATTGACAGGGCAAAAGAGCGAAACATCCCCATCCGTATCGGAGTCAACAGCGGTTCTCTGGAAAAAGAGCTGGTGGAAAAATACCATGGCGTGACAGCAGAAGGCCTTGTGGAAAGCGCACTGGACAAAGTACATCTGGTAGAAGACCTGGGATACGACAATCTGGTCATCAGTATCAAGTCTTCCGACGTACTGATGTGCGTCCGGGCCCATGAACTGATTGCAGAAGAAACCGATTATCCCCTTCATGTGGGAATTACCGAATCCGGCACCATAACCAGCGGAAATATCAAATCTGCACTGGGTCTGGGTCTGATCTTAAGCCAGGGAATCGGCGACACCATTCGGGTATCTCTTACCGGAGACCCGCTGGAGGAAATCAAATCTGCCAAAATTATTCTGCGTACCCTGGGACTGCAAAAAGGCGGCATTGAAGTGGTTTCCTGCCCTACCTGCGGACGGACGCAGATTGATTTGATATCACTGGCAAATCAGGTGGAAGATATGGTCAGCGATATCCCTCTGAATTTGAAAGTGGCAGTCATGGGCTGCGTGGTAAACGGACCTGGCGAGGCCAGAGAGGCAGATATCGGAATTGCCGGAGGGATTGGAGAAGGTCTTATTATCAAACATGGAGAAGTCATTAAAAAAGTAAAAGAAGAGGAGCTGCTTTTGGCTCTCCGGGATGAATTACTGCATTGGAGTGAATAA
- a CDS encoding xanthine phosphoribosyltransferase, whose translation MKLLEEKIRQDGTAVNEHILKVDSFINHQVDPALMQEMGKEIAEHFKDKGITKVATIESSGIAPAIMTSLALGVPMVILKKQPSKILNQDLYQTVVTSFTKETNYELTLSKKYITADDHVLLVDDFLANGEAATAAIRLIRMSHATIAGLGVLIEKSFQPGREKLTAQGIEVYALARIAKMAENYIQFKE comes from the coding sequence ATGAAATTATTGGAAGAAAAAATCAGACAGGACGGTACCGCCGTAAATGAACATATTTTAAAAGTAGACAGTTTTATCAATCATCAGGTAGACCCGGCATTAATGCAGGAAATGGGAAAAGAGATTGCGGAACATTTTAAAGATAAAGGGATTACAAAAGTTGCCACCATCGAAAGTTCCGGAATTGCTCCGGCAATTATGACGTCTCTTGCCCTGGGGGTTCCTATGGTAATCCTGAAAAAACAGCCTTCCAAGATTCTGAATCAGGATTTATACCAGACTGTTGTGACTTCTTTTACCAAGGAGACAAATTATGAACTGACTCTTTCCAAAAAATATATTACAGCCGATGACCATGTACTTCTTGTGGATGATTTTCTGGCAAACGGCGAAGCGGCAACCGCTGCAATCCGTCTCATCCGCATGTCCCATGCCACCATTGCCGGACTTGGGGTTCTGATTGAAAAATCTTTCCAGCCCGGCCGGGAAAAACTGACAGCTCAGGGCATTGAAGTCTATGCACTGGCACGGATTGCAAAAATGGCAGAAAATTATATTCAATTTAAAGAATAA
- a CDS encoding DUF1643 domain-containing protein, translated as MEKLSTESMTVERKGIFDKNHKKRFELTFTCKDRKPEKSILIIGLNPASTDVSILDTTTTFILNNLIPMGYTTMTVCNLYADLFSKRLKPSEVANNTENRKYLEEVLKRGFDAVLLGYGNTFLTNKFVKEEKEHLLKLLKPYKEKVVDIVDNKGEYERLKATHPLMAGRYFPNRWKLRPFEFAEKNTLKEAGNGKLPEKAGEDREKKLPGKIKKPEKEKKEKKQDEKDNPNQDGEPVAFAEADKQVSGEETDTGGSDSENLLHTPR; from the coding sequence ATGGAAAAATTATCAACAGAATCCATGACAGTGGAGCGGAAAGGCATTTTCGATAAGAACCATAAAAAACGGTTTGAGCTGACCTTCACCTGCAAAGACAGAAAGCCGGAGAAAAGTATCTTAATCATTGGCTTAAACCCTGCCAGTACAGATGTCAGCATTTTAGACACGACCACCACATTTATCTTAAACAACTTAATCCCCATGGGATATACCACAATGACAGTCTGTAACCTTTACGCAGACCTTTTTTCGAAGCGTTTAAAGCCCTCAGAAGTGGCGAACAACACAGAGAACCGGAAATACCTTGAGGAAGTGTTAAAACGTGGTTTTGACGCTGTCCTGCTTGGATATGGTAATACGTTCCTGACAAATAAATTTGTGAAAGAAGAAAAAGAACATCTGTTAAAACTTCTGAAACCTTATAAAGAAAAAGTAGTGGACATTGTAGACAACAAAGGAGAATATGAAAGGCTCAAAGCCACACATCCACTGATGGCAGGAAGATATTTTCCCAACAGATGGAAATTACGCCCATTTGAATTTGCGGAAAAGAATACACTGAAAGAAGCCGGGAATGGAAAGCTGCCAGAAAAAGCGGGAGAAGACAGGGAGAAAAAGCTGCCGGGTAAAATAAAGAAACCGGAAAAAGAGAAAAAGGAGAAGAAACAGGATGAAAAAGACAATCCGAATCAGGACGGTGAGCCAGTGGCATTTGCTGAAGCAGATAAACAGGTATCTGGGGAAGAAACAGATACCGGAGGAAGTGATAGTGAGAATTTACTACATACTCCACGCTAA